The following proteins come from a genomic window of Aquimarina sp. MAR_2010_214:
- a CDS encoding S41 family peptidase produces the protein MKKSFFIVLLIIFCSCSSKSQIVNADYRFEEYEKGSHIPKNWFTWGGYSIAKDSIHYNSGNYAVNITSNDDEKPFGSIAYQLPYSLPGKKITLEGYIKTKNVKGRVGLLLRIDKDDESLEFDNMYSQNINGSGDWTKYKITLPNHMDATNIYIGGILSGNGEVWFDDFSVYIDGKRYQDVVSTMDNKDLLFKEAVTKESEANNNYIDSNFRIYGAVSENQINNLQDLAKEWGYLKYHNSLVSSGAYNWDKELLEILPLTVDNDFKSKLIHWKKSFKKGQNHDIEYNHYLEFDENVGNPIFKNEPNYPKMDWKDTGYKLLTLFRLWNMVEYFHPSKHLANNWNGVLRKYIPEFIETDDEVSYKLTVLRLIGEINDTHSTILQMGKMIDSFFGMNIAPLEIKFIQNEFVVTNILNKNLDIKKGDIITKINEKNIDRNVNILKKYAIGSNESARIRDVCFKLLRTNNKFINLTIKRDNKEINKEVFCTPIGQVNFFNKDLPSHKELDNDIGYIYPGSLKKGEINKIMKKYLSKKGLIIDLRCYPSDFIVFNLSDYLLPKPVEFVKFSKGSIENPGKFNFASPLTVGRNNSDYYKGKVVILVDEYTQSQAEYTVMALKTAPKAKVIGSQTAGADGNISKINLPGNISTMISGLGVYYPNGDETQGIGIVPDVQVNLTIEGIKSGKDEILESAKQYILNEN, from the coding sequence ATGAAAAAATCTTTTTTTATAGTATTACTCATTATTTTTTGTTCTTGTAGTTCAAAATCTCAAATAGTAAATGCTGATTATAGGTTCGAAGAATATGAAAAAGGGAGTCATATCCCCAAAAATTGGTTTACATGGGGAGGTTATAGTATAGCAAAAGATTCGATACATTATAATTCAGGAAATTATGCCGTTAATATTACGTCTAATGATGATGAAAAACCATTTGGAAGCATTGCTTATCAGTTACCTTATAGCTTACCAGGAAAAAAAATCACATTAGAAGGATATATAAAAACTAAAAATGTTAAAGGTCGTGTTGGATTACTTCTTAGAATTGATAAAGATGATGAAAGTTTGGAGTTTGATAATATGTATAGTCAAAATATAAATGGATCCGGGGATTGGACAAAGTATAAAATTACTTTACCTAATCATATGGATGCAACCAATATATACATTGGAGGTATATTGTCTGGAAATGGAGAAGTGTGGTTTGATGATTTTTCGGTTTACATAGATGGAAAAAGGTATCAAGATGTAGTATCCACAATGGATAATAAAGATCTATTGTTTAAAGAAGCTGTAACTAAAGAATCAGAGGCTAATAATAACTATATAGATTCTAATTTCAGAATATATGGTGCCGTTTCTGAAAACCAAATTAACAATTTACAAGATTTAGCAAAAGAATGGGGGTATTTAAAATATCATAACTCTTTGGTTAGTTCAGGAGCATATAATTGGGATAAGGAGTTATTAGAAATATTACCTTTAACAGTAGATAATGATTTTAAATCCAAACTAATTCATTGGAAAAAATCATTTAAAAAAGGGCAAAACCATGATATCGAATATAATCATTACCTCGAATTTGATGAAAACGTAGGCAATCCGATTTTCAAAAATGAGCCTAATTATCCTAAAATGGATTGGAAAGATACCGGATATAAACTATTAACTTTGTTTAGATTATGGAATATGGTAGAGTATTTTCACCCTTCCAAACATTTGGCCAATAATTGGAATGGAGTACTTAGGAAATATATTCCTGAATTTATTGAAACAGACGATGAAGTTTCGTATAAACTAACTGTTTTAAGATTAATTGGAGAAATTAATGATACACATTCTACCATATTACAAATGGGGAAAATGATCGATAGTTTTTTTGGTATGAATATAGCACCTTTGGAAATTAAATTTATCCAAAATGAATTTGTCGTTACAAATATATTGAATAAGAATCTTGATATTAAGAAAGGTGATATTATCACAAAAATTAATGAGAAAAATATAGATAGAAATGTCAATATTCTAAAAAAATATGCCATTGGTTCTAATGAATCTGCAAGAATTAGAGATGTATGTTTTAAACTGTTACGTACAAATAATAAGTTTATAAATCTCACAATAAAAAGAGACAATAAAGAAATTAATAAGGAAGTTTTTTGTACACCTATTGGCCAAGTTAATTTTTTTAATAAAGATTTGCCATCCCATAAAGAACTGGATAATGATATTGGTTACATATACCCGGGCTCTTTAAAGAAAGGAGAAATCAATAAAATAATGAAAAAATACTTAAGCAAAAAAGGTTTGATAATTGATTTAAGGTGTTATCCATCAGATTTTATTGTTTTTAATTTAAGTGATTATCTTTTACCAAAACCTGTCGAATTCGTTAAATTTTCTAAAGGATCTATTGAAAATCCAGGGAAATTCAATTTTGCTTCTCCATTAACTGTAGGGAGAAATAATTCAGATTATTATAAAGGGAAAGTAGTAATATTAGTAGATGAGTATACTCAAAGCCAGGCCGAATACACAGTTATGGCCTTAAAAACAGCGCCTAAAGCAAAAGTAATTGGTAGCCAAACGGCGGGTGCAGATGGCAATATCTCTAAAATAAATCTTCCTGGAAACATTAGTACAATGATTTCTGGTCTTGGAGTGTATTATCCAAACGGGGATGAGACTCAAGGGATTGGTATTGTTCCAGATGTTCAAGTTAATTTGACTATTGAAGGAATAAAAAGTGGTAAAGATGAGATTTTGGAAAGTGCTAAGCAGTATATTTTAAACGAAAATTAG
- the lysS gene encoding lysine--tRNA ligase: MQLSEQELVRREKLKALRNLGIDPYPAALYPVDYTSKQIKSKFEEGKKVIIAGRLMSRRIQGKASFAELQDTDGRIQVYFNRDEICPGEDKLLYNEVYKKLLDIGDFIGIEGDLFTTQVGEKTVLVKNFTLLSKSLKPLPLPKTDKEGNTFDEFNDPELRYRQRYADLVVNPKVRDTFIKRTQIVNTIRDFYNEMGFLEVETPILQPIPGGAAARPFMTHHNALDIPLYLRVANELYLKRLIVGGFDGVYEFAKDFRNEGMDRTHNPEFTVMEMYAAYKDYHWMMDTTEKLLEKVAVTLHGTPEAQFGDNIINYKAPYKRIGILDAIKEHTGYDLYQKSEDEVREAAKALGLEVDETMGIGKMIDEIFGEKCEASYIQPTFIIDYPVEMSPLTKKHRSKEGLTERFELMVNGKELANAYTELNDPIDQRERFEDQLKLSEKGDDEAMFIDQDFLRALEYGMPPTSGIGIGIDRLAMFMTNNQSIQEVLFFPQMRPEKKQVELNDNEKAIFEILKKEKSMVLSDLKNATGLSNKGWDKGMKGLSKLGLTKVTKTDDSLLVEIAE; this comes from the coding sequence ATGCAATTATCAGAACAAGAACTTGTAAGAAGAGAGAAATTAAAAGCATTACGCAATCTAGGTATTGATCCTTATCCGGCTGCATTGTATCCGGTTGACTATACCTCTAAACAGATAAAAAGCAAGTTTGAAGAAGGTAAAAAGGTGATTATTGCAGGTAGGTTAATGTCGAGAAGAATACAGGGTAAAGCTTCTTTTGCAGAATTACAAGATACCGATGGTCGCATACAAGTCTATTTTAATAGAGATGAAATTTGTCCCGGTGAGGATAAGCTATTATATAATGAAGTTTATAAAAAACTATTAGATATAGGTGATTTTATAGGTATCGAAGGAGATCTTTTCACTACTCAAGTTGGAGAAAAAACGGTATTGGTTAAAAATTTTACACTATTAAGTAAATCTTTAAAGCCACTTCCTCTTCCTAAAACAGATAAAGAAGGAAACACCTTTGATGAATTTAATGATCCAGAGTTAAGATATCGCCAGCGTTATGCTGATCTGGTGGTGAATCCAAAAGTTAGAGATACATTTATAAAACGTACCCAGATTGTAAATACTATTCGTGATTTCTACAATGAAATGGGCTTTTTAGAAGTCGAAACTCCTATCCTTCAGCCTATACCAGGGGGTGCAGCTGCACGTCCGTTTATGACACATCACAATGCACTTGATATTCCATTATATCTTCGTGTTGCTAACGAACTGTATTTAAAACGTCTAATTGTAGGAGGATTTGATGGAGTTTATGAGTTTGCAAAAGACTTTAGAAATGAAGGTATGGATCGTACTCATAATCCAGAGTTTACAGTAATGGAAATGTATGCTGCTTACAAAGATTACCATTGGATGATGGATACTACCGAAAAGTTACTAGAAAAAGTAGCGGTAACACTTCATGGAACTCCTGAAGCACAGTTTGGAGACAATATCATTAACTACAAAGCACCGTATAAGCGAATCGGTATTCTGGATGCTATAAAAGAACATACCGGATATGACCTTTACCAAAAGAGCGAAGACGAAGTTCGTGAAGCTGCTAAAGCATTAGGTCTTGAAGTTGATGAAACCATGGGTATCGGAAAAATGATAGATGAAATTTTTGGAGAAAAATGTGAAGCCAGTTATATTCAACCCACATTTATTATCGACTATCCTGTAGAGATGAGTCCACTTACCAAAAAACATCGTTCTAAAGAAGGCCTTACAGAGCGTTTTGAACTTATGGTCAATGGGAAAGAATTAGCGAATGCCTATACAGAGCTTAATGATCCTATTGATCAACGTGAACGTTTTGAGGATCAACTTAAATTATCTGAAAAAGGTGATGATGAGGCTATGTTCATAGATCAGGACTTTCTACGTGCCTTAGAATATGGTATGCCACCAACCTCGGGGATTGGAATAGGTATTGATCGATTAGCTATGTTTATGACCAACAATCAATCTATCCAGGAAGTATTATTTTTCCCTCAAATGCGTCCTGAGAAAAAACAGGTTGAACTTAATGATAACGAAAAAGCAATTTTTGAGATTCTTAAAAAAGAAAAAAGCATGGTGCTTTCTGACCTTAAAAATGCTACCGGATTAAGTAATAAAGGCTGGGATAAGGGAATGAAAGGCCTATCTAAATTGGGATTAACAAAAGTTACGAAAACTGATGACAGTCTATTGGTAGAAATAGCAGAGTAA
- a CDS encoding SPOR domain-containing protein, translated as MPFITDEELQSFKDQIEKVEESNRATEYTHSKAVKDEKENSRKFKIATIILGIIALLGVAGTVYFMNFNTPENMITQKKHKSEVTTRDTKIAELTETIKNLSMNQELDSNSTGGGNGRSLEDELVYAVQIGAFESIDLSMYSENFVNFRQIKSGGYNKYALGNFETLNEAKKFRRQLVRLGFRNAFIASYQNGERIKIEEAW; from the coding sequence ATGCCTTTTATAACTGACGAAGAATTACAGAGTTTTAAAGACCAAATAGAAAAAGTAGAAGAGTCTAACCGTGCAACAGAATATACACATAGTAAAGCTGTAAAAGACGAAAAAGAAAACTCTCGAAAATTTAAGATCGCAACCATCATACTTGGTATTATTGCATTACTAGGTGTTGCCGGAACTGTGTATTTCATGAATTTTAATACTCCAGAAAACATGATTACTCAGAAAAAACACAAATCTGAGGTTACTACACGAGATACGAAAATAGCCGAGCTAACAGAAACAATTAAAAACCTATCCATGAACCAGGAATTGGATTCAAATAGTACTGGAGGAGGAAATGGTCGTTCCCTGGAAGATGAATTAGTATATGCTGTACAAATCGGAGCTTTTGAAAGTATCGATTTGTCTATGTATTCTGAGAATTTTGTGAATTTCAGACAAATTAAAAGTGGCGGATATAATAAATATGCCTTAGGAAACTTTGAAACGCTTAATGAAGCCAAAAAATTTCGTAGACAATTAGTACGACTCGGGTTTAGAAATGCTTTTATCGCCTCATATCAAAACGGAGAGCGAATAAAGATTGAAGAGGCTTGGTAG
- a CDS encoding DUF6515 family protein: protein MKNVMRIVVPVVLFGFLMTSCATTVKVRPARGVVVTKVHRPKVVVHKNVHYYRSDGVWYVKKNRAYKRVTVPTGVRVTTLPRGYKTVKVRGVKYYRCKGVYYKKSGRKYIVVQV, encoded by the coding sequence ATGAAAAATGTGATGAGAATAGTTGTACCAGTTGTATTGTTTGGTTTTTTAATGACGTCTTGTGCAACTACAGTAAAAGTACGTCCGGCACGAGGAGTTGTGGTTACCAAAGTACATCGCCCTAAAGTTGTAGTACATAAAAATGTACATTATTATAGAAGTGATGGTGTTTGGTATGTAAAAAAGAATAGGGCTTATAAAAGAGTTACGGTTCCTACAGGAGTGCGAGTAACGACATTACCCAGAGGATATAAAACAGTAAAAGTAAGAGGTGTAAAATATTACAGATGTAAAGGAGTATACTACAAGAAATCAGGGAGAAAATATATTGTAGTACAAGTTTAG
- a CDS encoding GDYXXLXY domain-containing protein, with amino-acid sequence MKPIYFIVFIVLAVVQIGTPLKMIFDNEDILISGTAYKFKTRPIDPTDPFRGKYITLQFEMNSFKTSDTTYVYGDEVRVYIENDDEGFAKAVQVSREPLDTGGDYVMAKVTNTYSDEILFELPFDRFYMEETKAYDAEKAYREVNRNAQEEDVYAVVYVKDGASVLEDVIIAGLPIQEYVE; translated from the coding sequence ATGAAACCGATTTATTTTATAGTATTTATAGTCTTGGCAGTAGTACAAATTGGTACTCCGCTAAAGATGATTTTTGATAACGAGGATATCCTGATATCGGGTACGGCATATAAATTTAAAACCAGGCCGATTGATCCTACAGATCCGTTTAGAGGAAAGTATATTACACTTCAGTTTGAAATGAATTCTTTTAAAACATCAGATACTACTTATGTATATGGAGATGAGGTACGAGTGTATATAGAAAATGATGATGAGGGTTTTGCAAAAGCTGTTCAGGTAAGTAGAGAACCCCTTGATACTGGTGGTGATTATGTTATGGCCAAAGTAACGAATACATATAGTGATGAAATACTATTTGAGCTACCATTTGATAGATTTTATATGGAAGAAACCAAAGCATACGATGCAGAAAAAGCTTATAGAGAAGTAAATAGAAATGCACAGGAGGAGGATGTTTATGCTGTGGTATATGTTAAAGATGGAGCATCAGTTTTAGAAGATGTAATTATTGCAGGACTACCGATACAAGAGTATGTAGAATGA
- a CDS encoding DUF2157 domain-containing protein, with product MGSKFNKELQTLVGDKIISPELADKIGQYYATKDAGKPNKLFMIFGIFGALLVGSGIILMLAHNWDDFSRLTKTILAFGPLILGQIFAGFSILKNKSTTWKEASGTFLFFAVGACMALVSQIYNIPGELGSFLGTWIVLCLPLVYLFRSHAVALLTILLSTYYAVEVGLWNYRNTETPWLYIAFIGAVLPYYYTVITKNTTSNTATIFTWILPASIAIALSAFIGRSEDLGFVMYITMFGFLYSIGRLPVFKELRTLRNGFLIIGSLGTIVLLMIFTFRWIWDELPETFNYDTQERYTAVVLSLLSISVLGYTVIRKGIRAVNLFQVAFVVFGVVYFLLPDTGILPVILMNALVFALGMSAIKIGADKINFGILNYGLLIISILIICRFFDTGMSFVVRGILFVMVGAGFFLTNYIMLKKQQRIK from the coding sequence ATGGGATCAAAATTTAATAAAGAACTGCAAACACTGGTAGGAGATAAGATTATTTCTCCAGAGCTTGCAGATAAAATAGGACAATACTACGCTACCAAAGATGCAGGAAAGCCTAATAAGCTGTTTATGATCTTTGGGATTTTTGGTGCGTTATTAGTCGGTTCTGGTATTATTCTAATGCTGGCGCACAATTGGGATGATTTTTCGCGATTAACAAAAACAATTTTAGCATTTGGACCTTTAATCCTGGGTCAGATATTTGCTGGTTTTTCTATACTAAAAAATAAAAGCACCACCTGGAAAGAAGCATCAGGGACTTTTCTTTTTTTCGCAGTAGGCGCATGTATGGCATTGGTAAGTCAGATTTATAATATCCCGGGAGAATTAGGTTCTTTTTTGGGTACCTGGATTGTACTTTGCTTACCATTGGTATACTTGTTCCGATCGCATGCAGTAGCCTTACTTACAATACTGCTAAGTACCTACTACGCGGTAGAAGTTGGACTATGGAACTATAGAAACACAGAAACTCCCTGGTTGTATATTGCTTTTATTGGAGCTGTGTTACCGTATTACTACACCGTAATTACAAAGAATACGACCAGCAATACGGCTACTATTTTTACCTGGATTTTACCAGCAAGTATTGCAATTGCATTAAGTGCATTTATAGGCCGTAGCGAAGATCTTGGTTTTGTGATGTACATCACCATGTTTGGATTCTTGTATTCTATAGGACGACTTCCGGTATTTAAAGAGTTAAGAACACTTAGAAACGGTTTTTTGATCATTGGTTCGCTGGGTACTATAGTATTGCTGATGATTTTTACGTTTCGTTGGATATGGGATGAACTCCCAGAAACATTCAATTATGATACTCAGGAGCGCTATACAGCAGTAGTATTATCCTTGTTAAGTATCTCTGTTTTGGGGTATACTGTTATAAGAAAAGGAATACGAGCTGTTAATCTGTTTCAGGTGGCTTTTGTAGTTTTTGGGGTAGTCTACTTCTTACTACCTGATACAGGAATTTTACCTGTTATATTAATGAATGCATTGGTGTTTGCTTTGGGCATGTCTGCCATAAAGATTGGAGCAGATAAAATTAACTTCGGGATCCTTAACTATGGATTATTGATCATTTCGATATTGATCATTTGTAGGTTTTTTGATACCGGAATGAGCTTTGTTGTCAGAGGAATTTTATTTGTGATGGTAGGAGCGGGGTTCTTTTTAACCAATTATATCATGCTGAAAAAACAACAGCGCATTAAATAG
- the yiaA gene encoding inner membrane protein YiaA, whose translation MNYKFSNDVSEDTVIENVEKKENKVYDQKPTPAFISASWSALFIGMVSYCTGLWNASMLLNEKGYYFTILLFGLFSAVSVQKSVRDRLEGIPVTDIYYGISWFTTLTSILLLIIGLWNADLELSEKGFYGMSFTLSLFAAIAVQKNTRDKKFIENNKE comes from the coding sequence ATGAATTACAAATTTAGTAACGATGTATCCGAGGATACCGTAATCGAAAATGTAGAAAAGAAAGAAAATAAAGTATATGATCAAAAGCCAACCCCGGCTTTTATATCAGCATCATGGTCTGCACTGTTTATAGGAATGGTATCCTATTGCACCGGATTATGGAATGCGAGTATGCTACTTAATGAGAAAGGATACTACTTTACCATCCTGCTATTTGGATTGTTCTCTGCTGTATCTGTGCAAAAAAGTGTTAGGGATAGGCTAGAGGGAATTCCGGTTACCGATATCTATTATGGGATTAGTTGGTTTACCACACTCACGTCTATTTTATTGCTGATTATCGGCTTATGGAATGCTGACCTGGAGCTTAGTGAAAAAGGGTTTTATGGGATGTCTTTTACCCTAAGTTTATTTGCTGCCATTGCAGTACAGAAGAATACCAGGGATAAGAAGTTTATCGAAAACAATAAGGAGTAA
- a CDS encoding GIY-YIG nuclease family protein yields MLSKLKKAVDNKGVYDLIIKNADDLEQAYVGQSKNIFKRMQRHFGKSGKLKSAQEVIQGVTHKMAGSTKAEREIYEQFIIAEKYGGVIKDKSIFKKLLNKVNPVGGRYDLNSVGGLRKFKQKAREIAEKYNLPKEYQQINLN; encoded by the coding sequence TTGCTAAGCAAGCTAAAAAAAGCTGTTGATAATAAAGGTGTTTATGATCTTATCATTAAAAATGCTGATGATCTTGAACAGGCTTATGTAGGGCAATCCAAGAATATTTTTAAACGGATGCAACGCCATTTTGGCAAGAGTGGTAAATTAAAAAGCGCACAAGAAGTAATACAAGGTGTTACTCATAAAATGGCAGGTTCTACCAAAGCAGAACGGGAAATCTATGAACAGTTTATTATTGCTGAAAAATATGGTGGTGTTATAAAAGATAAGAGTATTTTTAAAAAGTTATTAAATAAAGTTAATCCTGTAGGCGGTAGATATGATTTGAATTCTGTAGGAGGACTTAGAAAATTTAAACAGAAAGCTCGAGAAATTGCAGAAAAATATAATCTACCTAAAGAATATCAACAAATAAATCTAAATTAA
- a CDS encoding leucine-rich repeat protein, which translates to MYLIKSVPGDPYLMIKPSSNLDDAKPEFLTGKYSVRLDEEFPEEFLEKFMQKFKEIKSLNLSTCYYYKAKSSYVYQMPNLEALSISVWKDTDFILDCNTLPATIKTLWLTVYSKKKIINLESLNSHIEDLMISDFDEKDLTKLSNLTNLKSLSFATAKIKSLKGIENLTNLENLSLGGVRSLTDISGITALQKLERLEFDICWKLKDFTPVGELKSLKELQLLDCKNLESIKFVKELSNLKRLSTLGTTIINDYDTTPAEHVPVFFGSQNNKYNKQYPEKEIHKKLDDL; encoded by the coding sequence ATGTATCTGATAAAAAGTGTGCCAGGTGATCCTTATTTAATGATCAAACCAAGTTCAAATTTAGATGACGCTAAACCAGAATTTTTAACGGGTAAATACAGTGTTCGTTTAGATGAAGAATTTCCTGAAGAATTTTTGGAAAAATTTATGCAAAAATTCAAAGAAATAAAATCTTTAAACTTATCTACTTGTTATTATTACAAAGCTAAATCATCTTATGTATATCAGATGCCAAATTTAGAAGCACTTTCTATATCGGTTTGGAAGGATACAGATTTTATATTAGATTGTAATACGCTGCCTGCAACTATCAAAACTTTATGGTTAACTGTTTATTCAAAGAAGAAGATTATCAATTTAGAATCATTAAACAGTCATATCGAAGATTTAATGATTTCAGATTTTGACGAAAAAGACCTAACAAAATTAAGCAACCTTACTAATCTGAAAAGCCTAAGTTTCGCAACTGCCAAAATCAAATCATTAAAAGGAATAGAAAATCTTACAAACTTGGAAAATCTATCATTAGGGGGAGTACGTAGTCTTACAGATATTTCAGGTATTACGGCTTTACAAAAGTTAGAGCGATTAGAGTTTGATATTTGTTGGAAACTTAAAGATTTTACCCCTGTCGGTGAATTGAAAAGCCTTAAAGAACTTCAATTATTAGACTGCAAAAACCTTGAGAGCATTAAGTTTGTAAAGGAATTATCTAATTTGAAACGCCTTTCTACATTAGGTACTACGATTATAAATGATTATGACACTACACCCGCCGAACACGTACCCGTGTTTTTTGGCAGTCAGAACAACAAATATAATAAGCAATATCCTGAGAAAGAAATACATAAAAAGTTGGATGATTTGTAA
- the tssD gene encoding type VI secretion system tube protein TssD, producing MGIIARLYADGQVYNVLQTEHSITQPSDETGRPISRPFHTGLKAVIEATKDTYFFEKAIHPTQQIQEIILEYADSMSGSRTRKVRFVDCYVTYDGTDFKANGREPLTETLLITAAGIEDSHSQGKYTTPRRVTAFLNNQVPLTTQEEETEAIKVTNVDGPFDEAGNKVKYISPKHEYYYHATLKNYEEGDDLNQIQWTASYDDENATQQLTTGGTYEDGILKTPIKVNKGKHTAKIYAYIGNLNPNINTKVTYKQVVTFFIGGAGDKESFYGVGPTNNIERGVKVVFDNLIKTRFEYKNQYNSQHLGYNEVKGEEDIESNILSLLPNKDGTQVNIVGHSLGGWNGAHLSQILTDMGYTVEILITLDPVGAGEHIKMISDIHMRTPKPKMNYWINIYTHPEDYITDDAIADAGRQWTPDPKDIHVLHITRYSHGESGNMFNEDITKNNITSSSQLFFTIKKYLETK from the coding sequence ATGGGCATTATTGCCAGATTATATGCTGATGGACAAGTTTATAACGTACTACAAACCGAGCACAGTATCACACAGCCCAGTGATGAGACAGGACGACCAATTTCCAGACCTTTTCACACGGGATTAAAAGCAGTGATCGAAGCTACAAAAGACACCTACTTTTTTGAAAAAGCCATACATCCCACACAGCAAATACAGGAAATCATTCTGGAATATGCCGATAGTATGTCTGGTAGTAGAACCCGTAAGGTTAGATTTGTCGATTGCTATGTAACCTATGATGGTACAGATTTTAAGGCTAATGGAAGAGAACCACTTACCGAAACCCTGTTGATAACTGCTGCGGGAATAGAAGATTCTCACTCACAGGGAAAATATACTACTCCAAGAAGGGTAACAGCGTTTCTGAATAATCAAGTACCTTTAACTACACAAGAAGAAGAAACAGAAGCTATAAAAGTAACCAATGTAGATGGCCCGTTTGATGAAGCAGGGAACAAAGTAAAATATATCAGTCCTAAACATGAATATTACTACCACGCTACACTAAAAAACTATGAAGAAGGAGATGACCTAAACCAAATACAATGGACTGCTAGTTATGACGATGAGAATGCTACTCAACAACTCACAACAGGTGGTACGTATGAAGATGGAATATTAAAAACCCCTATAAAAGTAAATAAAGGCAAGCACACTGCTAAAATATACGCATATATAGGAAACCTTAACCCAAATATAAATACCAAAGTAACTTATAAACAGGTAGTCACCTTTTTTATCGGTGGTGCTGGGGATAAGGAATCATTTTATGGTGTTGGACCAACAAATAATATCGAAAGAGGAGTCAAAGTGGTTTTTGATAATCTCATAAAAACAAGATTTGAATATAAAAACCAATATAATTCTCAGCATTTAGGCTATAACGAAGTAAAAGGAGAAGAAGATATCGAGAGTAACATATTAAGTTTATTACCTAACAAAGATGGAACACAAGTAAATATTGTAGGGCATAGCTTAGGGGGCTGGAATGGTGCTCATTTATCTCAAATACTTACTGATATGGGATATACAGTAGAGATCTTGATTACCCTTGATCCAGTAGGTGCAGGAGAACATATCAAAATGATTTCGGATATTCATATGCGTACACCAAAACCCAAAATGAATTACTGGATTAATATTTATACTCATCCAGAAGATTATATTACAGATGATGCTATTGCGGATGCAGGTAGGCAATGGACTCCTGACCCAAAAGATATTCATGTGCTACACATTACCAGATATAGTCATGGAGAATCAGGAAATATGTTTAATGAAGATATAACCAAAAACAACATAACATCTTCTAGTCAGTTATTTTTTACAATCAAAAAATATTTAGAAACAAAATGA